The Desulfitobacterium chlororespirans DSM 11544 genome window below encodes:
- a CDS encoding nitroreductase family protein, which yields MDTIKAIELRKSVRSYLSKPVETEIITQLVRAGNSAPKVGIFHTSVIENPEILKEINEEALVQYKNSGDKLLMGRAALEGYQPLYGAPVFFLFSAPFANPLKEATTSCAATCITIAATALGLGSCYIHSALQGIRGNSKLMEKIGIPFGLTPICGVVVGHSAEDSLPPHRSITENVNYCR from the coding sequence ATGGATACTATCAAAGCAATAGAGTTAAGAAAAAGTGTGCGGAGCTATCTGTCCAAACCTGTAGAAACAGAAATTATAACCCAACTTGTGAGAGCCGGCAATAGTGCACCTAAAGTGGGGATCTTCCATACTTCAGTCATTGAGAATCCTGAAATATTAAAAGAAATTAACGAAGAAGCCTTAGTACAATACAAAAACTCCGGCGACAAGCTTCTGATGGGGCGGGCAGCACTGGAAGGGTACCAGCCCCTATACGGCGCTCCTGTCTTCTTCCTCTTTTCTGCTCCTTTTGCCAACCCTTTGAAAGAAGCCACCACCTCCTGTGCCGCAACTTGTATTACCATAGCGGCAACGGCACTGGGACTGGGTTCTTGTTATATTCATTCTGCCTTACAGGGTATCAGGGGAAATTCAAAACTCATGGAAAAAATCGGTATCCCCTTTGGCTTAACTCCTATCTGCGGAGTCGTGGTAGGCCATTCTGCCGAAGATTCCTTGCCCCCTCACCGTTCCATCACAGAAAATGTGAATTATTGCCGGTAA
- a CDS encoding zf-TFIIB domain-containing protein has product MKCPVCDAELTMSERQGIEIDYCPKCRGVWLDRGELDKIIERSNSFANPVNPVPASSTAPNPGQQYSGQTYEQPYGQPQHNPNYSNQDYYYKKKRRKSFLEELFD; this is encoded by the coding sequence TTGAAATGTCCAGTCTGTGATGCAGAACTGACCATGTCCGAAAGACAAGGTATAGAGATTGATTACTGCCCTAAGTGCCGGGGTGTATGGTTAGACCGAGGTGAGTTGGATAAAATCATTGAAAGAAGCAATTCTTTTGCCAATCCCGTAAACCCGGTCCCTGCCTCAAGTACTGCTCCTAATCCCGGACAGCAATACAGCGGACAAACTTATGAGCAGCCTTATGGACAGCCTCAGCACAACCCTAATTATTCTAATCAGGATTACTATTACAAAAAGAAACGGCGTAAATCTTTCCTTGAAGAGTTATTTGACTAA
- a CDS encoding sensor histidine kinase: MRKRLFLSFLAIILLTLLLSILSVNFVFQKHFSDYLARSTEVTLEQLPERLSSSFFSHGCWNSDSLSNIAHSLPFGTHIVIKEPSGETIMTLINPMESMLKNDPGLWMDMGLNYTIEEWKNKTLMISGPNGVFAIAEVRYPARAKVLTPADQSFISAIYQSLFLAGALALIIGIILSYWISRRLTSPLQGLTKAVQRVGEGFLDEQVPVATKDEVGQLATAFNGMAENLKKQERLRKQFTADIAHELRTPLTSIRSYIEAFQDGVLPATKENLAIINEEIERLTRLSSDLKDLNVAEMGALCPYLTQVNLSALIDKTVNMLSPLIQEKGISLAWGKPESIFIEGDEYLLTRLFYNLLHNAYKFTESAGKIEVQMELRHQDVLITISDSGIGIPEGDLPFIFERFYRSEKSRSRETGGTGIGLALAQQIAHLHQGTLTVESCPGKGSQFMLILPLIIQEKPTPV, from the coding sequence ATGCGTAAACGCTTATTTCTCTCCTTCCTGGCCATTATTCTCCTGACCTTATTGCTCAGCATTCTGTCCGTTAACTTTGTCTTCCAAAAACATTTCAGTGATTATCTCGCCCGCTCCACAGAAGTGACTCTGGAACAATTGCCTGAGCGTTTAAGCAGCAGTTTCTTCAGCCATGGGTGCTGGAATTCCGATTCCCTATCTAACATCGCCCACTCTCTTCCTTTTGGAACCCATATCGTGATCAAAGAACCCTCTGGGGAGACCATCATGACCCTCATCAACCCCATGGAATCCATGCTGAAAAATGATCCCGGTCTATGGATGGACATGGGTTTAAACTACACCATTGAGGAATGGAAAAACAAGACCCTCATGATCTCCGGCCCCAATGGAGTCTTTGCTATTGCGGAAGTTCGCTATCCGGCCAGGGCCAAGGTTTTGACCCCTGCTGATCAGTCCTTCATTTCCGCTATCTATCAATCCTTGTTTCTGGCCGGAGCTTTAGCCTTGATCATTGGTATAATCCTGAGTTATTGGATCAGCCGGCGCTTGACTTCCCCTTTACAGGGACTGACAAAGGCCGTGCAGAGGGTGGGGGAAGGATTTTTGGACGAACAAGTCCCAGTTGCCACTAAGGATGAAGTCGGTCAATTGGCTACCGCCTTCAATGGGATGGCCGAAAACCTGAAAAAGCAGGAACGGCTCCGCAAGCAGTTCACTGCAGATATTGCTCACGAATTGCGCACTCCCTTAACCTCTATCCGCAGTTATATCGAAGCCTTCCAAGACGGAGTTCTTCCAGCCACCAAGGAAAACCTTGCCATTATCAATGAAGAAATTGAGCGGTTGACAAGGTTATCCAGCGATCTTAAAGATCTCAATGTCGCAGAGATGGGAGCCTTGTGCCCTTATCTGACTCAAGTCAATCTTTCCGCACTCATCGATAAAACAGTGAATATGCTCTCCCCTCTTATCCAGGAAAAAGGAATTTCTTTAGCATGGGGCAAACCTGAATCAATTTTTATTGAAGGGGATGAATACCTGCTAACCCGCCTGTTCTACAATCTTCTTCACAATGCTTATAAATTTACGGAAAGTGCGGGCAAAATTGAGGTTCAAATGGAGCTTCGCCATCAGGATGTCCTGATCACCATTTCTGACTCCGGAATCGGTATTCCTGAAGGGGATCTTCCCTTTATTTTCGAACGGTTCTATCGCTCAGAAAAATCCCGTTCTCGGGAAACTGGCGGTACAGGCATCGGCCTCGCCTTAGCTCAACAGATCGCTCATCTTCATCAAGGGACACTTACGGTCGAAAGCTGCCCAGGTAAAGGCAGCCAGTTCATGCTCATACTTCCACTAATCATTCAAGAAAAACCCACCCCCGTCTAA
- a CDS encoding response regulator transcription factor, translating into MRILLVDDEKNISNVLKAYLQQEGFHVTTAVNGLVALTLFKENSYDLVLLDLMLPGLSGEEICREIRKISATPVIMLTAKVELEDRLQGLNLGADDYIGKPFSPREVVARIKAVLRRTHMETALLADSITYDNGLTIDNAQHEVRLQEEVISLTPTEFKILGALAKYPGRVYSRGQLVQIVQGHDFGGDERVIDAHIKKLRQKLERVPSEPKIILTVYGVGYKFNAHKEE; encoded by the coding sequence ATGCGAATTCTCTTAGTTGATGATGAAAAAAATATCAGCAATGTCCTTAAAGCGTATTTGCAACAAGAAGGGTTTCATGTGACCACAGCGGTCAATGGCCTCGTAGCCTTGACCTTATTTAAAGAGAACTCCTATGATCTCGTCCTTCTCGATCTTATGCTACCAGGTTTATCCGGTGAGGAAATCTGTCGAGAGATTCGTAAAATCTCGGCCACTCCCGTTATTATGCTCACAGCCAAGGTCGAGTTGGAGGATCGGCTTCAAGGCCTTAACTTGGGTGCCGATGACTATATCGGTAAACCTTTCAGTCCGCGGGAAGTGGTGGCCCGGATCAAAGCCGTGCTTAGGCGCACCCATATGGAGACCGCTCTCCTTGCCGACAGCATCACTTACGATAACGGTTTGACCATTGATAACGCACAGCACGAAGTCCGTTTACAGGAAGAGGTCATCTCCCTTACCCCCACTGAGTTCAAAATTCTTGGTGCTTTAGCCAAGTATCCAGGAAGAGTGTATTCCCGGGGGCAGTTGGTACAAATCGTCCAAGGCCATGATTTCGGCGGGGATGAACGGGTAATAGATGCCCATATCAAAAAATTACGCCAGAAACTTGAGAGAGTACCCAGCGAGCCTAAAATTATTCTGACGGTCTATGGAGTCGGCTATAAATTTAATGCCCACAAGGAGGAGTAA
- a CDS encoding tRNA threonylcarbamoyladenosine dehydratase, which produces MQHKFSRTELLIGKSALAKLSQSTVIIFGIGGVGSYTAEALARAGVGHLILVDYDEICLTNINRQLHALHSTIGKAKVDVMKNRILDINPKAKVDAIKEFFSAENAESFLGQKPDYVVDAIDTVSGKVALAKECSQRNIPLIASMGAGNRLSAENYRITDLSKTSGDPLAKAVRKLLRKEGITKGIKVVYSPDLPLTPLDTEADCRSNCICPGGDAHCALKRQIPGSISFVPPVSGLLMAGQVVNDLIADCPREA; this is translated from the coding sequence ATGCAGCATAAATTCTCAAGAACTGAGCTTCTTATCGGCAAATCCGCCTTGGCGAAGCTCAGCCAAAGCACAGTCATCATCTTCGGCATAGGCGGCGTAGGCTCCTATACCGCAGAAGCCTTAGCACGAGCCGGTGTGGGGCATTTAATCCTCGTGGACTACGACGAAATTTGCCTGACCAATATCAACCGTCAGCTTCATGCTCTCCATTCCACCATCGGTAAAGCAAAGGTTGATGTCATGAAAAACCGCATCTTGGATATTAACCCCAAAGCGAAGGTGGATGCCATTAAAGAATTCTTCTCCGCTGAGAATGCGGAAAGCTTTTTGGGCCAAAAGCCAGACTATGTGGTGGATGCTATCGATACCGTCTCCGGTAAGGTTGCCCTGGCTAAGGAATGCAGCCAACGCAATATCCCCTTGATTGCCAGCATGGGAGCCGGCAACCGCCTTTCTGCGGAAAATTACCGCATTACAGATTTATCCAAAACCAGCGGCGATCCTTTGGCCAAGGCCGTGCGGAAATTACTGCGCAAAGAAGGAATTACCAAGGGAATCAAAGTCGTCTATTCGCCCGATCTCCCCCTTACTCCTCTGGATACGGAAGCCGACTGCCGCTCCAACTGCATTTGCCCGGGGGGCGATGCCCATTGTGCCCTTAAACGGCAGATTCCCGGCAGCATTTCCTTTGTTCCTCCTGTATCAGGACTTCTCATGGCCGGGCAGGTTGTCAATGACCTAATTGCTGATTGCCCCCGGGAGGCCTGA
- a CDS encoding DUF2318 domain-containing protein, which produces MSNNQNSKKEKFTQPEKKSKAPLIGGVLLLGIAIIAGSFFLGNKGSDGDQYAVATLGQTFDYSGSPLPQVETSPVQAANGKVVVTTLSELKEKKFIYTQYQVNDKTIPLTAIALPDGKAIVAVSICEPCNSDSFRIEGEKLVCNACNTTWALDSFKGLSGGCQAYPPDRLIYTQNGDNLEVDQGILDAWKPRV; this is translated from the coding sequence ATGAGCAATAACCAAAACAGTAAAAAAGAAAAATTCACCCAACCTGAGAAAAAAAGTAAGGCGCCTCTGATTGGCGGAGTGCTCCTATTAGGAATCGCTATTATTGCGGGAAGCTTTTTCCTGGGGAACAAAGGCTCCGATGGGGATCAGTACGCTGTCGCAACGCTTGGCCAAACATTCGATTACAGCGGCTCTCCTCTTCCTCAGGTGGAAACGTCACCTGTTCAGGCTGCAAACGGCAAAGTGGTGGTCACCACTTTATCCGAACTTAAGGAAAAGAAATTTATCTATACTCAATATCAAGTCAATGACAAGACCATTCCTCTTACCGCTATCGCTCTGCCCGATGGCAAAGCCATTGTGGCTGTGAGTATCTGTGAGCCCTGCAACAGTGACTCTTTCCGGATTGAAGGGGAAAAGCTGGTCTGCAATGCCTGCAACACTACCTGGGCCTTGGATTCTTTTAAAGGCTTAAGCGGGGGATGCCAGGCTTATCCGCCGGATCGCCTCATCTATACTCAAAATGGGGATAACTTGGAGGTAGATCAAGGGATACTGGATGCCTGGAAGCCCAGAGTTTAG
- a CDS encoding ABC transporter ATP-binding protein has protein sequence MSLIKVDHVSKIYQGGEGAVYALKDTNLQVLQGQFLALLGPSGSGKSTLLSILGALNPPTEGKVFIDDIDIYGLDEERRADFRHEYIGFVFQQYQLIPYLTALENVMLPLAITRHSDQTQREMAQKVLEKVGLGSKSLRLPNQLSGGEQNRVAIARAIVNDPVILFADEPTGSLDTKTAKEILELFQALNKEGQTIIMVTHNLENLAYVSHAVQIRDGIIEKAPQPVVGGVI, from the coding sequence ATGAGTTTAATCAAGGTCGATCATGTATCAAAAATCTATCAAGGCGGAGAGGGAGCAGTCTATGCCCTGAAAGACACTAATCTCCAGGTTCTTCAAGGCCAGTTTCTGGCTTTGCTGGGACCTTCCGGCTCAGGGAAGAGCACCCTGCTCAGCATCCTTGGTGCCTTGAATCCGCCCACAGAGGGGAAGGTCTTTATCGATGATATTGACATCTACGGGCTGGATGAAGAGCGCAGAGCTGATTTCCGCCATGAGTATATTGGCTTTGTTTTTCAGCAATATCAGTTGATACCCTATCTCACCGCTCTGGAAAATGTTATGCTCCCTTTGGCGATCACCAGGCACTCGGATCAAACTCAGCGTGAGATGGCTCAAAAGGTACTGGAAAAAGTAGGGCTGGGCAGTAAGTCCCTGCGCCTGCCTAACCAGCTTTCCGGTGGCGAGCAAAATCGGGTGGCCATTGCCCGGGCCATCGTCAATGATCCGGTGATTTTGTTCGCCGATGAACCGACAGGAAGCCTTGACACCAAGACGGCTAAGGAAATTCTGGAGCTCTTCCAAGCCCTGAATAAAGAAGGGCAGACGATCATCATGGTGACCCATAATCTGGAGAATCTTGCCTATGTCTCTCATGCGGTGCAGATTCGGGATGGAATTATTGAAAAAGCTCCCCAGCCTGTGGTCGGTGGTGTGATATGA
- a CDS encoding ABC transporter permease, which produces MNIFAISLGNLKRRKLRSLLLLLSIIIGVASSVFLFTTTRSMEQDVADKIDQFGSNLLILPKTGETLSFGGVTVGTSPGQELDMDMIPEMKTIKNSETLATISPKLLAEGSINTKRVLLVGVQFPEELRLKKWWTIDGLAVGQLPKSNEILIGSEVARILNLSFRQEVEIKGEKFWVGGVIQPTGSLENDQAIFMDLPTLQKIEDKPTAISLIEAAVLCYTCPIEDVSLQLSEKLPGIKVAALQSTIESRDDTVAQFSLFAVVISVILLITSGFVVAMSMISAVKERTRDIGILRAIGFRKKHILRMFLYEVSLVSALGGLMGFALGMGLAMQLGSALVQMAVQVPFQPLLALYSPAAALVISLIAGIYPAWRASRLDPVEALRYF; this is translated from the coding sequence ATGAACATCTTCGCCATTTCCCTGGGGAATTTAAAACGGCGCAAGCTGCGTTCTCTTTTGCTTTTATTGAGCATCATCATTGGTGTGGCCTCTAGTGTCTTTCTCTTTACCACCACCCGCTCTATGGAACAGGATGTGGCTGATAAAATCGACCAGTTTGGCTCCAATCTTCTCATTCTCCCCAAGACTGGCGAAACCTTATCCTTTGGCGGGGTGACCGTGGGAACCAGCCCGGGTCAAGAGCTGGATATGGACATGATCCCGGAGATGAAAACCATTAAGAATAGTGAGACTTTAGCCACTATATCCCCTAAATTGCTTGCCGAAGGGTCGATAAATACGAAAAGAGTACTCCTGGTAGGGGTGCAGTTTCCTGAGGAGCTGCGCTTAAAAAAGTGGTGGACGATTGATGGATTGGCAGTTGGTCAACTCCCAAAGAGCAACGAGATTCTGATCGGCAGCGAAGTGGCACGCATCCTTAATCTTAGCTTTCGCCAAGAGGTTGAAATTAAAGGGGAAAAATTCTGGGTAGGAGGGGTCATCCAACCCACAGGTTCCTTGGAAAATGACCAGGCGATCTTTATGGATTTGCCTACCTTGCAAAAAATTGAAGATAAGCCCACCGCTATCAGCCTTATTGAAGCAGCAGTGCTTTGCTACACCTGTCCTATTGAAGATGTCAGCCTGCAATTAAGTGAAAAACTCCCCGGTATTAAAGTGGCCGCTCTCCAGTCCACCATAGAATCAAGGGATGATACCGTCGCTCAATTCAGCCTTTTTGCTGTGGTGATATCCGTGATTTTGCTCATAACCAGTGGTTTTGTGGTGGCCATGTCCATGATCTCGGCAGTTAAAGAGCGGACGCGGGATATTGGGATTTTGCGCGCCATTGGTTTTCGAAAAAAGCATATTCTGCGTATGTTTCTTTATGAGGTCAGCCTGGTCAGCGCCTTGGGAGGTTTAATGGGCTTTGCGCTGGGCATGGGGCTGGCTATGCAACTTGGTTCTGCTTTGGTCCAAATGGCCGTTCAAGTACCCTTTCAGCCTCTGCTTGCCCTTTATTCTCCGGCAGCCGCCCTGGTGATCAGCCTCATAGCCGGCATCTATCCAGCCTGGCGGGCAAGCAGGCTTGATCCCGTTGAAGCCTTGCGTTATTTCTAA
- a CDS encoding ABC transporter permease, whose translation MTLNHIALQNLRRRPGKTLFLILTFAFIVAAISALTILALAMKADLQKSLTEYGANVVISPRSEHLNLSYGGLSVSGVEYEVKKLDAGTAERISQEVSPEVIIAPKVIGSAETSGQTFMIIGIDFDQELKMKPWWKIEGMAAQDNQVVIGSRLAMSSNLKLGDILDLGKGKYPVVGIMAETGGSEDQGVFTTIHTARSLTGITSEWSLIELNTPDDAQTVAQLRPVLESANVTEVTQLVQGSQENVERFTSFSRTISLAMGLIGALVIIVTLAGNVNDRTRELGVLRAIGFRQKHILFLLGREALIISLTGSLLGYSIGIVAPLVLGPLLGYGNPAIALHAGLGSALVMGSLLVGILAMIYPAWRTLKLDLQEILIAL comes from the coding sequence ATGACACTTAACCACATCGCTTTGCAAAATCTGCGTAGAAGACCGGGCAAAACCCTCTTTTTGATCCTTACCTTTGCCTTTATCGTTGCGGCCATTTCCGCCTTAACGATTCTGGCGTTGGCAATGAAAGCAGATTTGCAGAAAAGTTTAACCGAATACGGTGCCAATGTAGTGATTAGTCCTCGCTCCGAGCACTTGAATTTAAGCTATGGCGGATTATCTGTCTCAGGAGTGGAGTATGAGGTCAAGAAGCTGGATGCCGGTACTGCGGAGAGGATCTCCCAAGAGGTGAGCCCGGAAGTGATCATTGCTCCCAAGGTTATTGGCTCAGCGGAAACCTCGGGCCAAACCTTCATGATTATCGGCATTGACTTCGACCAAGAGCTTAAGATGAAGCCATGGTGGAAAATTGAGGGCATGGCTGCTCAAGATAACCAGGTGGTGATCGGTTCCCGGTTGGCTATGAGTTCTAACCTGAAGCTGGGGGATATTCTGGATTTAGGGAAGGGAAAATACCCGGTGGTAGGAATTATGGCAGAGACAGGCGGCTCTGAAGACCAAGGAGTATTCACAACGATTCATACTGCCCGATCTCTTACAGGAATAACTTCTGAATGGTCTTTAATCGAACTTAACACACCGGATGATGCACAGACCGTAGCCCAATTAAGGCCTGTTCTGGAGTCGGCTAATGTCACGGAAGTGACTCAGCTTGTTCAAGGCTCCCAAGAGAATGTGGAGCGTTTCACCAGTTTTTCTCGGACTATCTCTTTGGCTATGGGATTGATCGGAGCCCTGGTGATTATCGTGACCTTGGCCGGAAATGTAAATGACCGGACTCGGGAACTGGGCGTGCTTCGTGCAATTGGCTTTCGTCAAAAGCATATATTATTCTTGCTTGGCCGTGAAGCGCTGATCATCAGCCTTACAGGAAGCCTGCTTGGCTACAGTATAGGAATTGTTGCTCCCCTCGTTTTGGGGCCCTTATTAGGCTATGGAAATCCTGCCATTGCTCTCCATGCTGGATTAGGAAGCGCTTTGGTTATGGGCTCTCTTTTGGTGGGGATATTGGCGATGATTTATCCTGCCTGGAGAACGTTGAAGCTTGATTTACAGGAAATATTAATTGCACTTTAG
- a CDS encoding methyl-accepting chemotaxis protein, whose translation MQKFRNLKTASKINSLVLLMAVFLGLVGFVGIYSANNLAASLEGMYQNNLLPIKWLNAARGQSRAVEAMTLELFITQDQNRQQEILQEVQERAAEVDTLLSDYGKTAMDTYEQERLPKLMDELQIYRTERSKAVDLALAGKQDEAYTYFAANAADNLNIVNAFLEELADYNAQIADDEEIKSKSLASMVSKLMIGITLVAVVLAMGIGWYIARMVANPLIQLVGTVREIAQGNLAVKKVDLISQDEAGQLAAEFNTMTDNLRVLVQNIAYTSEQVAASSEELTASAEQSASATNQIAATITDVAAGATRQEAAIDDTASIVEQMSAGVQEIAANANSVSRSAEMTANAAGQGDKAVEAAVNQMKNIEKTVAGTAQVVTQLGERSKEIGQIVEAISGIAAQTNLLALNAAIEAARAGEQGRGFAVVAEEVRKLAEQSQEAAREIAGLITEIQQETGNAVNAMHDGTREVKVGSEVVNSAGQAFKEIVNLIGEVSTQVREISAAIQQMASGSQQIVDSIRDIEHISKEASSQTQTVSAATEEQSASMEQIAASSQALAKMADELQNSVGKFRV comes from the coding sequence ATGCAAAAATTCCGCAATCTGAAAACAGCCTCAAAAATTAATAGTTTAGTACTGCTCATGGCAGTATTTCTTGGACTTGTGGGCTTCGTGGGAATATATTCTGCCAATAACTTAGCTGCTTCATTGGAAGGTATGTATCAGAATAATTTGCTGCCAATCAAGTGGCTCAATGCAGCCCGGGGGCAAAGCAGGGCAGTAGAGGCAATGACTCTTGAATTATTTATCACTCAGGATCAAAACAGACAGCAGGAGATTCTCCAGGAGGTCCAAGAGCGGGCAGCGGAAGTAGACACCCTCCTTAGCGATTATGGCAAGACAGCTATGGATACATACGAACAAGAACGATTACCAAAGCTGATGGACGAATTACAGATATACCGGACAGAAAGAAGTAAGGCAGTGGATTTGGCATTAGCGGGAAAGCAGGATGAAGCCTATACCTATTTTGCTGCTAATGCTGCAGACAACCTCAATATTGTGAATGCTTTTTTAGAGGAACTTGCCGACTATAATGCCCAAATTGCCGATGATGAAGAGATAAAAAGTAAGTCGCTAGCTTCAATGGTAAGTAAACTTATGATAGGAATAACTTTGGTTGCTGTAGTTTTGGCTATGGGCATAGGTTGGTATATCGCCAGAATGGTGGCTAATCCCCTGATTCAGTTAGTAGGTACAGTTCGTGAAATCGCCCAGGGCAATCTAGCTGTAAAAAAAGTGGATCTTATCTCTCAAGATGAAGCTGGTCAACTGGCAGCAGAATTCAATACTATGACGGACAATTTGCGGGTTTTAGTCCAAAATATAGCTTACACCTCAGAACAAGTGGCGGCTTCATCAGAGGAACTGACGGCCAGTGCTGAGCAGTCAGCCTCTGCTACGAATCAGATTGCTGCAACGATCACTGATGTAGCTGCGGGAGCAACCAGGCAGGAAGCTGCCATAGATGATACGGCATCGATCGTGGAACAGATGTCGGCAGGTGTTCAGGAGATTGCGGCTAATGCTAATAGTGTTTCGAGATCTGCCGAAATGACGGCAAATGCGGCTGGCCAAGGAGATAAGGCTGTGGAAGCAGCGGTGAACCAGATGAAAAACATTGAAAAAACGGTAGCAGGCACGGCCCAGGTAGTTACGCAACTTGGTGAGCGATCGAAAGAAATTGGTCAGATAGTTGAAGCGATTTCCGGAATTGCTGCCCAAACCAATCTGTTGGCACTGAATGCAGCGATAGAGGCTGCTCGTGCCGGTGAACAAGGCAGAGGATTTGCCGTAGTTGCTGAGGAAGTACGCAAGCTGGCGGAGCAATCTCAGGAAGCGGCTAGGGAAATTGCCGGCTTGATCACAGAAATTCAGCAGGAAACCGGCAATGCAGTCAATGCTATGCATGATGGCACCCGTGAAGTAAAGGTTGGCTCTGAAGTTGTAAACTCTGCTGGACAGGCATTTAAAGAGATTGTGAATCTCATCGGTGAAGTTTCCACCCAAGTCAGGGAAATTTCAGCAGCAATTCAACAGATGGCTTCCGGAAGTCAGCAAATTGTGGATTCAATACGGGATATTGAGCATATCAGCAAGGAGGCATCCAGCCAAACTCAGACCGTCTCGGCTGCTACCGAAGAGCAGTCCGCATCTATGGAACAGATTGCAGCATCCAGTCAGGCACTGGCCAAGATGGCGGATGAGCTGCAAAATTCAGTCGGGAAGTTTAGGGTTTAA
- a CDS encoding PstS family phosphate ABC transporter substrate-binding protein: MRIGIIKHRRIIKRIAAGLVLAMIPLLVQGCTKTETTRGAETPQSTEVTETSADHKTVTSTVTPTPSEDAAAIGITAENYPRIDGSTSTLPLVQGIYRRMFLPVDGGGDGWPGLPQQASKTMKSYEMLIAGDVDLILVPDPSQKIEKMTESSGKELEYIPIGAEALVFVTHKDNTVTNITASQIQRIYSDMSIKDWEELGGRKGRIVPICRNADSGSQAQLENLVLMGRKINPAIEENYMERDMNGILEMVEDYRYFAREGEERAYSLGYSLYYYIQISESVNGRRGIKALSYNGIAPTPETIVSKEYPLAINYYAVVRKDLPADHPARKIADWLTTTEGQWLVAMTGLGALQTLYESPQ, encoded by the coding sequence ATGAGGATAGGGATAATCAAACACAGAAGAATTATAAAGCGAATTGCGGCAGGCTTAGTCCTTGCTATGATTCCCCTTCTTGTACAGGGCTGTACGAAAACGGAGACTACCAGAGGGGCGGAGACTCCTCAGTCGACGGAGGTGACTGAGACGTCGGCGGATCATAAAACAGTCACGTCAACAGTAACACCGACACCGTCGGAGGATGCCGCAGCTATCGGCATTACAGCAGAAAATTATCCGCGCATTGACGGGTCAACTTCCACACTTCCACTGGTGCAGGGGATATATAGAAGGATGTTTTTGCCCGTGGATGGCGGTGGAGACGGATGGCCGGGCCTTCCGCAGCAAGCCTCCAAAACAATGAAATCCTACGAGATGCTCATCGCGGGAGATGTGGATTTAATTCTCGTTCCGGACCCTTCCCAGAAGATTGAAAAAATGACTGAGAGTTCAGGGAAAGAGCTTGAGTATATACCCATCGGGGCGGAAGCGCTTGTGTTTGTTACGCACAAAGATAATACTGTAACCAATATTACCGCCTCCCAGATACAACGGATTTATTCCGATATGTCGATTAAGGACTGGGAGGAACTCGGAGGACGAAAAGGGCGCATCGTGCCTATTTGCCGCAATGCGGATTCCGGCTCCCAAGCGCAGTTGGAGAATTTGGTACTGATGGGCAGGAAGATAAATCCGGCAATTGAGGAGAACTACATGGAGCGGGATATGAACGGAATACTGGAAATGGTGGAGGATTATCGGTATTTTGCTCGTGAGGGAGAGGAAAGGGCCTATTCGTTGGGTTATTCGCTCTATTACTATATCCAGATTTCCGAAAGCGTGAACGGAAGAAGGGGCATTAAGGCGCTCTCTTATAACGGGATTGCTCCGACGCCGGAAACGATTGTATCCAAGGAGTATCCTCTGGCGATCAATTATTACGCGGTCGTGCGCAAAGATTTGCCGGCGGATCATCCGGCGCGGAAAATTGCGGATTGGCTGACAACGACGGAGGGTCAGTGGTTAGTCGCGATGACCGGATTGGGTGCCTTACAGACGTTATATGAGTCTCCGCAATAA